A genomic segment from Barrientosiimonas humi encodes:
- a CDS encoding glutamate synthase subunit beta, protein MADPRGFLTVRERQLPQRRPVPVRIKDWREVYEEQERGELQRQAGRCMDCGIPFCHQGCPLGNLIPEWNDLARKGEWDDGIERLHATNNFPEFTGRLCPAPCESACVLGISQDPVTIKQVELRTIEEAFEAGTVVPEVPERLTGKTVAVIGSGPAGLAAAQQLTRAGHTVAVYERADKPGGLMRYGIPEFKMEKSVLDRRLEQMTAEGTRFRCGTEVGKDITGEQLRQRYDAVLLATGATVPRGLPVEGGDLDGVVQAMDYLPDANRVALGETVEDQILATDKDVVIIGGGDTGADCLGTAIRQGARSITSLEIMPQPGEQRSPAHPWPTYPMLFRVASAHEEGGDRVYATSTKQVLADEQGKVRALRLVEVERTEAGGFEEIEGTEREIPAQLVLLAMGFLGPEGEGIVEQLELETDDRTNIARDGSYLTNVPGVFVAGDAGRGQSLIVWAIAEGRSAARAIDAYLTGDSTLPAPVRPTDRPLAV, encoded by the coding sequence GTGGCTGACCCCCGAGGATTCCTCACCGTTCGCGAGCGGCAGCTGCCGCAGCGCCGGCCCGTGCCGGTGCGCATCAAGGACTGGCGCGAGGTCTACGAGGAGCAGGAGCGCGGCGAGCTGCAGCGCCAGGCCGGGCGCTGCATGGACTGCGGCATCCCGTTCTGCCACCAGGGCTGTCCGCTCGGCAACCTGATCCCCGAGTGGAACGACCTGGCCCGCAAGGGCGAGTGGGACGACGGCATCGAGCGGCTGCACGCCACCAACAACTTCCCGGAGTTCACCGGGCGGCTGTGCCCGGCGCCGTGCGAGTCCGCGTGCGTGCTCGGCATCAGCCAGGACCCCGTCACGATCAAGCAGGTCGAGCTGCGCACCATCGAGGAGGCCTTCGAGGCCGGCACGGTCGTGCCCGAGGTGCCGGAGCGGCTCACCGGCAAGACCGTCGCCGTCATCGGGTCCGGCCCGGCCGGGCTCGCGGCCGCCCAGCAGCTGACCCGCGCCGGGCACACCGTCGCGGTCTACGAGCGGGCCGACAAGCCCGGCGGGCTGATGCGGTACGGCATCCCCGAGTTCAAGATGGAGAAGTCGGTGCTGGACCGGCGGCTGGAGCAGATGACCGCCGAGGGCACCCGCTTCCGCTGCGGCACCGAGGTGGGCAAGGACATCACCGGCGAGCAGCTGCGCCAGCGCTACGACGCGGTGCTGCTGGCCACCGGCGCCACCGTGCCGCGCGGGCTGCCGGTCGAGGGCGGCGACCTCGACGGGGTCGTGCAGGCGATGGACTACCTGCCCGACGCCAACCGGGTCGCGCTCGGCGAGACCGTCGAGGACCAGATCCTCGCGACCGACAAGGACGTCGTCATCATCGGCGGCGGCGACACCGGCGCCGACTGCCTCGGCACCGCCATCCGGCAGGGTGCCCGGTCGATCACGTCGCTGGAGATCATGCCCCAGCCGGGGGAGCAGCGCTCACCCGCTCACCCGTGGCCGACGTACCCCATGCTGTTCCGTGTCGCGAGCGCCCACGAGGAGGGCGGCGACCGGGTCTACGCCACCAGCACCAAGCAGGTGCTCGCCGACGAGCAGGGCAAGGTGCGCGCGCTGCGGCTCGTCGAGGTCGAGCGCACCGAGGCCGGCGGCTTCGAGGAGATCGAGGGCACCGAGCGGGAGATCCCCGCGCAGCTGGTGCTGCTCGCGATGGGCTTCCTCGGCCCCGAGGGCGAGGGCATCGTCGAGCAGCTGGAGCTGGAGACCGACGACCGCACCAACATCGCGCGCGACGGGTCCTACCTCACCAACGTCCCGGGCGTGTTCGTCGCCGGCGACGCGGGGCGCGGTCAGTCGCTGATCGTGTGGGCGATCGCCGAGGGCCGCTCGGCCGCGCGCGCGATCGACGCCTACCTCACCGGCGACTCCACGCTGCCGGCTCCGGTGCGTCCGACCGACCGCCCGCTGGCGGTCTGA
- a CDS encoding ANTAR domain-containing response regulator yields MSSTEQTPPSSSPTQLRVLVAEDEALIRMDIAEMLREIGHEVVGEVGDGEQAVATARETEPDLVLMDIKMPRLDGITAAEQIAEANLAPVVLLTAFSDEQLVERAREAGVMAYVVKPFGVDDLRPAIAVARARWAERAALAAEVADLGERLETRKRLDRAKGILMKRLDIDEPAAFRWIQKAAMDRRLGMREVADAVIDGMGEQQS; encoded by the coding sequence GTGAGCAGCACCGAGCAGACCCCGCCCAGCTCGTCGCCGACCCAGCTGCGCGTGCTGGTCGCCGAGGACGAGGCGCTGATCCGCATGGACATCGCGGAGATGCTGCGCGAGATCGGCCACGAGGTCGTCGGCGAGGTCGGCGACGGCGAGCAGGCCGTCGCGACCGCGCGCGAGACCGAGCCGGACCTGGTGCTCATGGACATCAAGATGCCGCGCCTGGACGGCATCACCGCCGCCGAGCAGATTGCCGAGGCCAACCTGGCGCCGGTCGTGCTGCTCACCGCGTTCAGCGACGAGCAGCTGGTCGAGCGGGCGCGCGAGGCCGGGGTGATGGCGTACGTCGTCAAGCCGTTCGGGGTCGACGACCTGCGCCCGGCGATCGCGGTGGCGCGAGCCCGCTGGGCCGAGCGGGCGGCGCTGGCCGCCGAGGTGGCCGACCTGGGGGAGCGGCTGGAGACCCGCAAGCGGCTCGACCGGGCCAAGGGCATCCTGATGAAGCGGCTCGACATCGACGAGCCGGCAGCGTTCCGCTGGATCCAGAAGGCCGCGATGGACCGGCGCCTCGGCATGCGCGAGGTCGCCGACGCGGTGATCGACGGGATGGGCGAGCAGCAGTCCTGA
- the pyk gene encoding pyruvate kinase — protein sequence MRRAKIVATLGPATSTYERILELVTAGMDVARLNLSHGSYEDHEKVYEHVRRASDETGHAVGILVDLQGPKIRTGRFAEGPIGLAPGDTFTITTDDVQGDQERVSTTYKGLPGDVRAGDLLLIDDGKVCLRATAVTGTDVVAEVVVGGTVSNNKGINLPGVAVSVPALSEKDEDDLRWALGLRADMIALSFVRSADDIARVHEIMDEEGVRLPVIAKIEKPQAVENLTEIVRAFDAIMVARGDLGVELPLEEVPLVQKQAVTLARSNAKPVIVATQVLESMIENPRPTRAEASDCANAVLDGADAIMLSGESSVGAYPIEAVRTMASIIESTEEHGLELIPSLDHPPRTKGGAVTKAAATIGDVLDLRALIVFTTTGDSAKRMARLRNPRRMIAFTPNAEVRSQLTLVWGIETFLVPEVKHTDQMAMQVDESLLACARCVEGDQVVIVAGSPPGIPGSTNALRVHVMGDAKNKVAPAYAELENGDAPE from the coding sequence ATGCGTCGCGCCAAGATCGTTGCCACGCTCGGGCCTGCCACGAGCACCTACGAGCGCATCCTGGAGCTGGTCACCGCCGGCATGGACGTCGCTCGGCTGAACCTGTCGCACGGGTCCTACGAGGACCACGAGAAGGTCTACGAGCACGTGCGTCGGGCCAGCGACGAGACCGGCCACGCGGTCGGGATCCTCGTCGACCTGCAGGGGCCGAAGATCCGCACCGGCCGGTTCGCCGAGGGACCGATCGGGCTCGCGCCGGGCGACACGTTCACCATCACGACCGACGACGTCCAGGGCGACCAGGAGCGGGTGTCGACGACGTACAAGGGGCTGCCCGGCGACGTCCGGGCCGGTGACCTGCTGCTCATCGACGACGGCAAGGTGTGCCTGCGGGCCACCGCGGTGACCGGAACCGACGTCGTCGCCGAGGTCGTGGTCGGCGGCACGGTCTCCAACAACAAGGGCATCAACCTGCCCGGCGTCGCGGTGAGCGTGCCGGCGCTGTCGGAGAAGGACGAGGACGACCTGCGCTGGGCGCTCGGGCTGCGCGCCGACATGATCGCGCTGTCCTTCGTGCGCAGCGCCGACGACATCGCGCGGGTGCACGAGATCATGGACGAGGAGGGGGTGCGGCTACCGGTCATCGCCAAGATCGAGAAGCCGCAGGCCGTCGAGAACCTCACCGAGATCGTCCGGGCGTTCGACGCGATCATGGTCGCCCGCGGCGACCTCGGCGTCGAGCTGCCGCTCGAGGAGGTGCCGCTGGTGCAGAAGCAGGCGGTCACCCTGGCCCGCAGCAACGCCAAGCCGGTCATCGTCGCGACCCAGGTGCTGGAGTCGATGATCGAGAACCCGCGCCCCACTCGCGCCGAGGCCTCCGACTGCGCCAACGCGGTGCTCGACGGCGCCGACGCGATCATGCTGTCCGGCGAGAGCAGCGTCGGGGCGTACCCGATCGAGGCGGTGCGCACCATGGCGAGCATCATCGAGTCGACCGAGGAGCACGGCCTCGAGCTGATCCCGAGCCTGGACCACCCGCCGCGCACCAAGGGCGGCGCGGTCACCAAGGCCGCCGCCACCATCGGTGACGTGCTCGACCTGCGGGCGCTCATCGTGTTCACCACCACCGGCGACTCCGCCAAGCGGATGGCCCGGCTGCGCAACCCGCGCCGGATGATCGCGTTCACGCCCAACGCCGAGGTGCGCAGCCAGCTCACGCTGGTCTGGGGCATCGAGACGTTCCTGGTGCCCGAGGTCAAGCACACCGACCAGATGGCCATGCAGGTCGACGAGTCGCTGCTGGCGTGCGCCCGCTGCGTCGAGGGCGACCAGGTCGTCATCGTCGCCGGCTCCCCGCCCGGCATCCCCGGCTCCACCAACGCCTTGCGCGTGCACGTCATGGGTGACGCGAAGAACAAGGTGGCGCCGGCGTACGCCGAGCTCGAGAACGGCGACGCCCCGGAGTAG